Proteins encoded together in one Cicer arietinum cultivar CDC Frontier isolate Library 1 chromosome 4, Cicar.CDCFrontier_v2.0, whole genome shotgun sequence window:
- the LOC101508856 gene encoding uncharacterized protein, translated as MAALARMLQLQRRFISTQLFHYDPQPIIQASSCHSSINAILNRYGFHKRGVSTQTNPNKHICEDVEISETDTLKSSVNPDNVPTSISINENSAIKFSASSSLKTSSRHDLAMIFTCKVCETRSIKTVCRESYEKGIVVARCGGCDNLHLIADHLGWFGEPGSIEDFLAAQGEEVKRGSVDTLNLTLEDIAGKQS; from the exons ATGGCGGCGCTGGCGAGGATGTTGCAGTTGCAGAGGCGATTCATCTCAACACAATTATTCCACTATGATCCCCAACCCATCATTCAAG CATCCTCTTGTCACTCTTCAATCAATGCAATATTAAACAGATATGGATTTCATAAAAGGGGGGTCTCGACACAGACAAATCCAAATAAACACATTTGTGAAGATGTAGAAATTAGTGAAACCGACACCTTGAAGTCCAGTGTTAACCCGGATAATGTCCCTACATCCATCAGCATTAATGAGAACTCTGCCATAAAGTTTTCTGCCAGTTCTAGTTTGAAAACATCATCAAGGCATGATCTTGCTATGATTTTCACATGCAAGGTCTGTGAAACGAGGTCCATTAAGACAGTTTGTCGTGAATCATATGAGAAAGGTATAGTAGTAGCAAGATGCGGGGGGTGTGATAATCTTCACTTGATTGCCGATCACCTTGGATGGTTCGGCGAACCAGGAAGCATTGAGGACTTCCTGGCTGCTCAAGGAGAAGAAGTTAAAAGAGGGTCAGTTGATACACTGAATCTTACATTGGAAGATATAGCCGGAAAACAATCTTGA